One region of Synechococcus elongatus PCC 11801 genomic DNA includes:
- a CDS encoding branched-chain amino acid ABC transporter permease produces the protein MGNLVATYGFLLVSMLLGATLGLSVYLPLMAGQLSLASPAFYALGGYLAAILSTKGLTASPDYSVWALLLEMGLAAIAAAILALLVGYPVLRLRGIYLAIATIALVEIVRVVALNLPITGGAVGIFGIPQPFSSAVGYLWIALPLLMLAVAGCWRLQQVRTGLVLSAIREDELAASAIAVNTTRYKVLAFVLGAVLASLVGVVSAHFLNTWNPRQGTFDASITFLAFVLIGGSRSAFGPVLGGMVLTALPEVLRAIGSVPGLWPGLSRLLQDGRLLIFGLLLVLGSIYFPQGLIKPRASRPRRRRTA, from the coding sequence ATGGGCAATTTGGTCGCCACCTACGGATTTTTGCTGGTGTCGATGCTGCTGGGCGCGACGCTGGGGCTCTCGGTCTATCTGCCGTTGATGGCTGGGCAGCTGTCTTTGGCTTCACCGGCTTTCTATGCTCTGGGAGGCTATCTGGCTGCGATCCTCTCTACCAAGGGGTTGACAGCGAGCCCTGACTACAGCGTTTGGGCCCTGCTGCTGGAAATGGGCTTAGCTGCGATCGCGGCAGCAATTCTGGCGCTGCTGGTGGGCTATCCGGTGCTACGGTTGCGCGGCATTTATCTGGCGATCGCCACGATCGCGCTGGTCGAGATCGTGCGGGTGGTTGCGCTCAACCTACCCATTACGGGCGGAGCGGTCGGCATTTTTGGCATCCCCCAACCCTTCAGCTCCGCCGTCGGCTACCTCTGGATTGCCTTACCGCTGTTGATGCTCGCCGTTGCAGGTTGCTGGCGGCTGCAACAGGTGCGCACCGGACTGGTGCTGTCGGCGATCCGTGAAGATGAACTGGCAGCGAGTGCGATCGCGGTCAATACCACCCGCTACAAAGTCCTCGCCTTTGTTTTGGGAGCCGTTCTAGCCAGTCTCGTCGGCGTTGTCAGCGCCCACTTCCTCAACACCTGGAACCCCCGGCAAGGCACTTTTGATGCCAGCATTACCTTCCTCGCTTTCGTGTTAATTGGCGGATCGCGGAGTGCCTTTGGTCCGGTTTTAGGGGGAATGGTGCTGACTGCCTTGCCAGAAGTTTTGCGGGCGATCGGCTCCGTGCCAGGACTGTGGCCGGGGCTAAGCCGCCTGTTGCAAGATGGTCGCCTACTGATCTTTGGGCTGTTGCTGGTGTTGGGCAGCATCTACTTCCCGCAAGGGCTGATCAAACCTCGTGCCAGCCGACCTCGGCGACGGAGGACGGCATGA
- a CDS encoding branched-chain amino acid ABC transporter permease: MDWLQPLINGLAIGGVYALFALGYTLVFSILGVINFAHGAVFTLGAYLTYALAGGRFSFNGLLANVALPFSLPFALALILGSLLAGGASLLIEQVAFRPLRKRQADSLLTLISSLGAAVFVVNLIQILVGAEIYTFPSNIYGDLPSAINFGSSDRPIQIRTVQIILFGVAIAMFSLLTWLINGTRIGHALKAVAEDATTASLLGIDPERYIRFTFFLSGVLGGLAGALVGTSVSITGPYFGIAYGLKGLSVMVLGGLGNIPGTIAGGLVLGLAEAWVPPQWSGYRDAVAFALLFAILLIRPQGLFSRARMEKV; this comes from the coding sequence ATGGATTGGTTACAACCGCTGATCAACGGCCTGGCGATCGGAGGAGTCTATGCCCTCTTCGCCCTCGGTTACACGCTGGTCTTCTCGATCCTCGGCGTGATTAATTTTGCCCATGGTGCTGTTTTTACGTTGGGCGCCTATTTGACCTACGCCTTGGCAGGTGGCCGGTTTAGTTTCAACGGTCTGCTCGCCAATGTAGCGCTGCCCTTCAGTTTGCCGTTTGCCCTGGCTTTAATCTTGGGCAGCTTGTTGGCGGGTGGTGCCAGTCTGCTGATCGAACAAGTGGCTTTTCGTCCACTCCGGAAACGCCAAGCCGACTCCCTACTGACTCTCATTTCTAGCCTTGGTGCAGCAGTATTTGTCGTCAATCTGATTCAAATCTTGGTGGGGGCTGAAATTTACACCTTCCCCAGCAATATTTACGGCGACTTACCCAGCGCAATTAACTTCGGCAGCAGCGATCGCCCGATCCAAATCCGAACAGTGCAAATCATCCTCTTTGGTGTCGCGATCGCCATGTTCAGCCTGCTGACTTGGCTGATCAACGGCACGCGGATCGGTCATGCTCTGAAGGCGGTTGCAGAAGATGCCACCACGGCGAGCCTGCTAGGGATCGACCCCGAGCGCTACATTCGCTTTACCTTTTTCCTGAGTGGCGTCCTCGGTGGCTTGGCGGGTGCGCTGGTCGGCACCAGCGTCAGCATCACTGGCCCGTACTTCGGCATTGCCTACGGGTTGAAGGGGCTGAGTGTGATGGTCTTGGGTGGGCTAGGCAATATTCCCGGCACGATTGCGGGGGGACTGGTTTTGGGCTTGGCCGAGGCCTGGGTGCCCCCGCAGTGGTCGGGCTATCGCGATGCCGTTGCCTTTGCACTGTTGTTTGCCATCCTGTTGATTCGTCCGCAGGGGTTGTTCAGCCGGGCACGGATGGAGAAGGTCTAG
- a CDS encoding ABC transporter substrate-binding protein: MPVLRSPFHSALSRTLGLAAVVLGLATACQESSAPPVAGAQPLGLAIAQTGNASLFGQEQLAGLQIAKAVFERPATGVPIDFRVQDSGSDEASAINAFQTLINVNEVVAIIGPTLSQQAFGADPIAERAGVPVLAASNTAKGIPELGNFIVRLSAPASVVAPQAIAAARKLNPQAQRVVVVYAQDDAYSRSETEVFQKAVKDAGLNLALVQRYQVSDSDFQGLISQALQQKPDIIVLSSLAADGGNLVRQLRELGYSGLIVGGNGFNTPNVFPVCQQRCDGIIVAQTYSPNFDSPVNKDFRQRYEAQFGKQPSQFSAQIFSAVQVIAESLNRVNQQQPVVNLPLPERRKVLLQAMLSGTYETPLGRLSFTPGGEVNQEQFYVARIRMKPDGQGDFELLP; encoded by the coding sequence ATGCCCGTGCTGCGATCGCCATTCCACTCTGCCCTGTCCCGGACGTTGGGGCTGGCAGCCGTGGTGTTGGGACTGGCGACAGCCTGCCAAGAGAGCAGCGCACCGCCAGTCGCAGGTGCCCAACCCTTGGGTCTGGCGATCGCCCAAACCGGCAATGCCTCTCTGTTTGGTCAGGAGCAACTGGCCGGTCTGCAAATCGCTAAAGCAGTGTTTGAACGCCCCGCAACCGGTGTTCCAATTGACTTTCGGGTGCAGGACAGCGGCAGCGACGAAGCCAGCGCGATCAATGCCTTCCAGACTCTGATCAACGTCAATGAAGTCGTGGCGATCATTGGCCCAACCCTGTCGCAGCAGGCATTTGGAGCCGATCCGATCGCAGAGCGGGCGGGCGTTCCGGTCCTTGCCGCCTCGAATACGGCCAAGGGCATTCCGGAGCTCGGCAACTTTATCGTGCGCCTTTCAGCTCCCGCTTCAGTGGTGGCCCCCCAGGCGATCGCGGCAGCCCGCAAGCTCAATCCCCAAGCACAACGGGTGGTGGTCGTCTACGCCCAAGACGATGCCTACTCGCGATCGGAGACAGAAGTTTTCCAAAAAGCGGTCAAGGATGCTGGCCTGAACCTCGCATTGGTGCAGCGCTACCAAGTCAGCGATAGCGATTTCCAAGGGCTGATTAGTCAGGCACTCCAGCAAAAACCAGACATCATCGTGCTCTCGTCCCTCGCAGCGGATGGCGGCAACCTGGTACGCCAACTACGAGAGCTGGGTTACAGCGGCTTGATTGTCGGTGGCAACGGCTTCAATACGCCGAACGTTTTTCCCGTCTGTCAGCAGCGTTGCGATGGCATCATCGTGGCCCAGACCTACAGCCCCAACTTTGATAGTCCCGTTAACAAAGACTTTCGCCAGCGCTACGAAGCCCAGTTTGGTAAGCAGCCCTCGCAGTTCAGTGCCCAGATTTTCTCGGCGGTGCAAGTGATTGCGGAATCCCTCAACCGCGTTAACCAACAGCAACCAGTGGTGAACCTGCCCTTACCCGAACGGCGAAAAGTGCTCCTGCAAGCCATGCTCAGCGGCACCTATGAGACACCCTTGGGGCGCCTATCTTTTACGCCTGGGGGCGAGGTCAACCAAGAGCAGTTCTACGTGGCGCGGATTCGGATGAAGCCCGATGGCCAAGGCGACTTTGAGCTGCTGCCCTAA
- the ndk gene encoding nucleoside-diphosphate kinase, giving the protein MSVERTFIAIKPDGVQRGLVGTIISRFEQKGFKLVGLKQLKPSRELAEQHYDVHRERPFFNGLVEFITSGPIVAIVLEGDGVVAAARKLIGATNPLTAEPGTIRGDFGVNIGRNIIHGSDAIETAQREIALWFSSEELTEWTPTIQPWLYE; this is encoded by the coding sequence ATGTCTGTGGAACGCACGTTTATTGCCATCAAACCCGATGGCGTTCAGCGGGGCCTGGTGGGTACGATCATCAGCCGCTTCGAGCAAAAAGGGTTTAAATTAGTGGGCCTCAAGCAGCTCAAGCCCAGCCGTGAGCTGGCTGAGCAGCACTATGATGTTCACCGCGAGCGCCCCTTCTTCAATGGCCTTGTTGAGTTCATCACTTCCGGCCCGATCGTGGCGATCGTCTTGGAGGGAGACGGCGTTGTGGCTGCAGCCCGTAAATTGATCGGTGCGACCAATCCGCTGACGGCGGAACCGGGTACGATTCGCGGTGACTTTGGCGTCAACATTGGCCGCAACATCATCCACGGCTCGGATGCGATCGAGACGGCGCAACGGGAAATTGCGCTCTGGTTCAGCTCCGAAGAGCTGACCGAGTGGACTCCCACGATTCAACCCTGGCTCTACGAATAA
- a CDS encoding flotillin family protein translates to MFETIFALLVVLGAGAGAGSLVLRNLYYICQPSEILIFAGSSRRSSDGRRVGYRLVKGGSSLRVPLLEKALRMDLTNMIIELRVSNAYSKGGIPLTVEGVANIKIAGEEPTIHNAIERLLGKSRKEIEQMAKETLEGNLRGVLASLTPEQINEDKIAFAKSLLEEAEDDLEQLGLVLDTLQVQNISDEVGYLSASGRKQRADLQRDARIAEAEAQAASAIQTAENDKITALRRIDRDVAIAQAEAERRIQDALTRREAVVAEAEADIATEVARSQAELPVQQERIKQVQQQLQADVIAPAEAACKRAIAEARGSAARIVEDGKAQAEGTKRLAEAWKSAGGNARDIFLLQKLESLLSTLSGTVPDIDVESITVIGEGEGTATQIASLLEKLKQTTGIDLAKSLPGQSTPPSTK, encoded by the coding sequence ATGTTTGAAACAATTTTTGCGCTGCTGGTTGTGCTTGGGGCTGGCGCCGGGGCTGGCAGCTTGGTATTGCGCAACCTCTACTACATCTGCCAACCCAGTGAAATTCTGATTTTTGCGGGTAGTAGTCGCCGCAGCAGCGATGGCCGCCGAGTGGGCTATCGCTTAGTCAAAGGTGGTAGTAGCCTGCGAGTGCCCTTGCTAGAGAAGGCGCTGCGCATGGATCTGACCAACATGATCATCGAGCTGCGCGTCTCCAACGCCTATTCCAAGGGCGGCATTCCCCTGACCGTAGAAGGGGTCGCCAACATCAAAATTGCTGGCGAAGAACCGACGATTCACAACGCGATCGAGCGCCTTTTGGGCAAGAGCCGCAAGGAAATTGAGCAAATGGCCAAGGAAACCTTGGAAGGCAATTTGCGCGGCGTGCTGGCGAGTCTGACCCCAGAGCAGATCAACGAAGACAAAATCGCTTTTGCGAAAAGTCTGCTGGAAGAAGCAGAGGACGATCTCGAACAGCTCGGCCTTGTTTTGGATACGCTGCAAGTCCAGAACATTTCCGATGAAGTGGGCTATCTCTCAGCCAGCGGCCGCAAGCAGCGAGCTGATCTGCAGCGGGATGCCCGCATTGCGGAAGCGGAAGCCCAAGCCGCCTCGGCCATTCAGACAGCAGAGAATGACAAGATCACGGCGCTCCGGCGGATTGATCGCGACGTGGCGATCGCCCAAGCCGAAGCCGAACGCCGCATTCAAGATGCCCTGACGCGGCGTGAAGCCGTCGTGGCGGAAGCGGAAGCGGACATTGCGACTGAAGTTGCCCGTAGCCAAGCAGAACTACCCGTCCAGCAGGAACGGATCAAACAGGTGCAACAGCAACTCCAAGCGGATGTGATTGCCCCGGCGGAAGCTGCCTGCAAACGGGCGATCGCCGAAGCGCGGGGTTCTGCTGCTCGGATTGTCGAGGACGGGAAAGCCCAAGCTGAGGGCACTAAGCGACTGGCAGAAGCCTGGAAGTCAGCAGGAGGCAATGCACGCGACATCTTCCTCTTGCAGAAGCTGGAGTCTCTGCTCTCCACCCTATCGGGCACCGTACCGGATATTGATGTCGAGTCGATTACGGTGATTGGCGAAGGCGAAGGCACCGCAACCCAGATTGCCAGTCTGCTCGAAAAACTGAAGCAGACCACCGGTATTGACCTCGCCAAATCACTTCCTGGTCAATCCACACCACCATCAACAAAGTGA